One Gossypium hirsutum isolate 1008001.06 chromosome A11, Gossypium_hirsutum_v2.1, whole genome shotgun sequence genomic window carries:
- the LOC121210069 gene encoding transcription factor MYB97, translating to MMMMMMGGNNQFTTQNEGGEPLGNNGMNNSVVCSGREGGIPLKKGPWTGTEDAVLAEYVRSHGEGSWNAVQKNTGLARCGKSCRLRWVNHLRPNLKKGSFSPEEEKIIIELHAKMGNKWARMATQLPGRTYNEIKNYWNTRVKRRQRQGLPLYPPDVQPFYSQHQHQHRQRHSHPPSPIPSPPPTTAPNSCFSFQTPVVSLHTSNPMPLHPLHIPHRPPPQNFLYNPHSALTTPPLPLQSPNSASTPPPLPSPSASTPPHISPLHSPHNPPPFPTLPLINYPNTTTDDDFFHSNKRFKHDRLQSNNYSNNHLDATSSSFTLPFSPMQHYSNRMILDLPSSSRTTFNHHPHQDSGDFYPLKMDLRSNQINDDGLLENMLQEAQALAANGSGGNNEIPKETMNAAQNEEDYSRLINIDGPSSFSMAIPEWCNDSGESSERQPSAIIDNENHLALDNHQIASLYPADISPNHAARSSSVRSWDNFPVLEQSRFLVKI from the exons atgatgatgatgatgatgggagGGAACAACCAATTTACTACACAAAACGAGGGTGGTGAGCCCTTAGGTAACAATGGGATGAACAACAGTGTTGTCTGTAGTGGAAGAGAAGGCGGGATACCGTTGAAAAAGGGGCCGTGGACGGGGACAGAGGATGCGGTGTTGGCAGAGTACGTGAGGAGTCATGGCGAAGGGAGTTGGAATGCTGTGCAAAAGAACACAGGGTTGGCACGTTGTGGGAAGAGTTGTAGGCTTAGATGGGTTAACCATTTAAGACCAAACTTGAAGAAAGGATCTTTTTCTCCTGAAGAAGAAAAGATTATTATTGAGTTGCATGCTAAGATGGGGAATAAATGGGCTCGTATGGCTACTCAG CTTCCTGGAAGAACATACAATGAAATCAAGAACTATTGGAACACAAGGGTGAAGAGAAGGCAACGCCAAGGCCTCCCACTTTACCCACCTGACGTCCAACCCTTCTATTCCCAGCACCAGCACCAGCACCGCCAGCGTCACTCACATCCTCCCTCACCTATTCCTTCTCCTCCGCCAACCACCGCACCCAACTCCTGTTTCTCCTTCCAAACTCCCGTAGTGTCTCTTCACACCTCAAATCCCATGCCTCTTCATCCTCTCCACATCCCTCACAGACCACCACCTCAAAACTTCCTTTACAATCCTCATTCAGCCTTAACAACGCCGCCTCTGCCACTCCAAAGCCCGAATTCAGCCTCGACGCCGCCGCCTCTCCCTAGCCCTTCCGCTTCAACACCACCCCATATCTCCCCACTTCACTCCCCCCATAACCCACCTCCTTTCCCAACTCTCCCTCTAATCAATTATCCCAACACCACCACCGACGACGACTTCTTCCATAGCAACAAGCGGTTCAAGCATGACAGACTTCAAAGCAACAATTACAGTAACAATCATCTTGATGCTACCAGCTCGAGCTTTACATTGCCGTTTTCACCAATGCAGCACTATTCGAATCGAATGATACTCGATCTTCCTTCATCGTCGAGGACAACATTTAATCATCATCCTCATCAGGATTCTGGGGATTTTTACCCGTTGAAAATGGATCTCCGTTCGAACCAAATCAACGACGATGGGTTGTTGGAGAATATGCTGCAGGAAGCTCAGGCACTAGCCGCCAATGGCAGCGGTGGCAATAATGAAATACCAAAAGAGACGATGAACGCTGCACAAAATGAAGAAGACTATTCGAGGCTAATCAACATTGATGGTCCTTCTTCCTTTAGCATGGCGATCCCCGAATGGTGCAACGACAGTGGCGAAAGCTCCGAGCGGCAGCCCTCTGCTATAATAGATAATGAAAATCATTTAGCCCTTGATAACCATCAGATAGCTTCATTGTACCCAGCTGATATTTCGCCCAACCATGCTGCCAGGTCTTCGAGCGTTCGATCCTGGGACAACTTTCCGGTACTAGAACAATCAAGATTTTTAGTGAAGATATAA
- the LOC121210070 gene encoding transcription factor MYB101-like: MVVGNNQFTAQKEGGVSLGSNGMSNNSVGIIREGEIVFEKGLLTAVEDAVLTEYMRSSNGMNNCGVGIGRKSEIVLKKGSWTAVEDAILVECVRSHGEGNRNAVQKNTRLARCGKSCRCRWANRLRPDCLKNRSFSAEENKIIIELHAMMGNKWAPLTTPPPLPSPSASTPPHISPLHSPHNPPSFPTLPLFDYPNITTDDDFFHSNKRFKHHGLQSNCYNNNHLDATSSSFTLLMQQYSNRMTLDLPSSSRAAFNHHPHQDSGCFSPLKTELRSKQIKDDGLLENMLQEAQALDANGRGGNKEMPKAMMNAAQNGEEDY; this comes from the exons ATGGTGGTAGGGAACAACCAATTTACTGCGCAAAAAGAGGGTGGTGTGTCTTTAGGTAGCAATGGGATGAGCAACAACAGTGTTGGCATCATAAGAGAAGGCGAGATAGTGTTTGAAAAGGGGTTGTTGACGGCGGTGGAGGATGCGGTTTTAACGGAGTACATGAGGA GTAGCAATGGGATGAACAACTGCGGTGTTGGCATAGGAAGAAAAAGCGAGATAGTGTTGAAAAAGGGGTCGTGGACGGCAGTGGAGGATGCAATTTTGGTGGAGTGTGTGAGGAGTCATGGTGAAGGGAATCGGAATGCTGTGCAAAAGAACACAAGGTTGGCACGTTGTGGGAAGAGTTGTAGGTGTAGATGGGCTAACCGTTTAAGACCAGACTGCTTGAAGAATAGATCTTTTTCTGCTGAAGAAAATAAGATTATCATTGAGTTGCATGCTATGATGGGAAATAAATGGGCTC CCTTAACAACGCCGCCTCCTCTCCCTAGCCCTTCCGCTTCAACACCACCCCATATCTCCCCACTTCACTCTCCCCATAACCCACCTTCTTTCCCAACTCTCCCTCTCTTCGATTATCCCAACATCACCACCGACGACGACTTCTTCCATAGCAACAAGCGGTTCAAGCATCACGGACTTCAAAGCAACTGTTACAATAACAATCATCTTGATGCTACCAGCTCGAGCTTTACGTTGCTAATGCAGCAATATTCAAATCGAATGACACTCGATCTTCCTTCATCGTCGAGGGCAGCATTTAACCATCATCCTCATCAGGATTCTGGGTGTTTTTCACCGTTGAAAACGGAGCTCCGTTCGAAGCAAATCAAGGACGATGGGTTGTTGGAGAATATGCTGCAGGAGGCGCAGGCGCTGGACGCCAATGGCCGTGGTGGCAACAAAGAAATGCCGAAAGCGATGATGAACGCTGCACAAAATGGAGAAGAAGACTATTGA
- the LOC107888362 gene encoding agamous-like MADS-box protein AGL80 has product MSRKKTKLAYITNDSARKTTYKKRTKGLVKKVRELTTLCGIEAFAVINSPDFGSQAEVWPSLEDARRLLSEFKKLPLSKQNNKMVNQESFLEQSLVKATQQLWKLSEENRQKELEEVMFESLSGKGILQSLNAMDLDEVGRLVKQNLTDIDDRIRVLTKASHS; this is encoded by the coding sequence ATGtctagaaagaaaacaaaacttgcCTACATTACCAATGATTCAGCAAGGAAAACTACCTACAAGAAAAGAACCAAGGGTCTGGTGAAGAAGGTGCGTGAACTCACTACCCTTTGTGGGATTGAAGCTTTTGCTGTTATCAACTCTCCTGATTTCGGCTCTCAAGCGGAGGTATGGCCGTCCCTCGAGGATGCCCGACGCTTGCTGTCCGAGTTCAAGAAGCTGCCCCTGTCGAAACAAAACAATAAGATGGTTAACCAAGAGAGTTTCCTTGAGCAAAGCTTAGTCAAAGCTACTCAACAGCTTTGGAAACTGAGCGAGGAGAATCGCCAGAAGGAGTTGGAAGAAGTCATGTTCGAAAGCCTGAGTGGAAAAGGGATATTGCAGAGTTTGAATGCGATGGATTTGGATGAGGTGGGTCGATTGGTTAAGCAAAACTTGACGGATATTGACGATAGGATTCGTGTGCTTACTAAAGCATCTCATTCCTAA